Proteins encoded in a region of the Pieris rapae chromosome 10, ilPieRapa1.1, whole genome shotgun sequence genome:
- the LOC111000109 gene encoding BAG domain-containing protein Samui isoform X1, with product MESPVVLDKPPEYHGSERGFPFDEEDGAWSELASRHPDIAARLRQRPATWARKRRPSSQDATDDFGDNFGGFDRFPFDDIPSEFREHFPSHWNRRFGSREEQPTTPTHQQQPPQQQTAATQTEPKPGPSDHEEQQLPQYGLRNTVDLGQKSPADPSLVDAEDRTHRSMSAPPDNRSANKMSGKHQDHSPQQEQSSNVRHIPIFVEGRDEPVINKTVDHGTHFGETKQTYVPPPQPHIDRDQYFADDTPHGFHHPPNFSRTFGTPFNKGFRQGPQPFSQQKMYPQNAFTRGASPQRSQSPKPQTHQEEPFVKVPVYHEQSTPQSKPQAKQPSPQRASPSPKPPQQAPQAPPKPKPQPAANDPITQILSIQSDVLNLMTEVENFSGTKTDKKYVYLDEMLTRNLIKLDNIETEGKENIRQARREAIKCIQKCINVLEAKAEQGSAPPQPQVVDMQATADNAAEQESVLNGDVEMKEAPQEEVKAEPQVEQVPQPQSQENDKPSSEPEKTMETEPITTEQAPVKSESTQKMESSPIEVASSQTQPEGEKAQLEPMKPEPQPDVIDTRPIDTKTPEPETKPETIEVEKKSPKKVTKVVKKRDKSKDKTDKDAKDTANKEAVKDNKEADSNKQESIDKIETKGNGDCMEVDGGASQ from the exons ATGGAATCGCCTGTTGTTTTAGATAAACCGCCGGAATATCATGGTAGTGAG cGTGGTTTCCCGTTTGACGAGGAGGACGGCGCATGGAGTGAACTTGCCTCGCGACATCCCGACATAGCAGCGCGTCTGCGACAGCGACCAGCCACCTGGGCCAGAAAGCGACGACCCTCGAGTCAGGACGCCACTGACG ATTTTGGTGACAACTTCGGCGGATTCGACAGATTTCCATTCGACGATATCCCGTCAGAGTTTAGGGAGCACTTCCCTTCACATTGGAATCGTAGGTTTGGATCTCGTGAAGAGCAACCGACTACGCCGACACATCAGCAGCAGCCACCGCAGCAGCAAACCGCAGCCACACAAACAGAACCGAAACCCGGACCTTCAGACCACGAAGAGCAGCAATTACCACAATACGGCCTAAGGAACACGGTCGACCTCGGCCAAAAGAGCCCAGCTGATCCCAGTTTAGTTGATGCTGAAGATAGAACACACAGGTCTATGTCAGCGCCGCCAGACAACCGATCCGCTAACAAGATGAGTGGAAAGCACCAAGATCACTCTCCCCAGCAAGAACAATCCTCCAATGTCCGACATATACCTATTTTCGTTGAAGGCAGGGATGAGCCAGTCATCAATAAAACAGTAGACCACGGAACTCACTTTGGCGAAACGAAGCAAACTTATGTGCCTCCACCGCAACCTCACATCGATAGAGACCAATATTTCGCAGACGACACCCCGCATGGATTCCACCATCCGCCAAATTTCTCAAGAACATTCGGTACTCCGTTTAACAAAGGCTTCAGGCAAGGCCCTCAGCCTTTTAGCCAGCAAAAGATGTATCCACAAAACGCGTTCACGCGCGGCGCGTCACCACAAAGATCTCAGTCACCGAAGCCACAGACGCATCAAGAGGAGCCTTTCGTAAAAGTGCCGGTCTACCACGAGCAGTCTACGCCTCAGTCCAAGCCTCAGGCTAAACAGCCATCTCCGCAGCGCGCATCTCCATCTCCCAAACCCCCTCAACAGGCTCCTCAAGCACCACCAAAACCTAAACCGCAGCCCGCTGCAAACGATCCCATCACACAAATCCTTAGTATTCAATCCGACGTTCTAAATCTTATGACGGAAGTCGAGAACTTCTCTGGTACTAAAAcggataaaaaatatgtttacctAGATGAGATGTTAACTAGAAATCTCATAAAGCTAGACAATATAGAAACGGAAGGCAAAGAAAATATACGACAAGCTAGAAGAGAGGCGATTAAATGTATACAGAAATGCATAAATGTTTTAGAAGCTAAAGCGGAACAAGGCAGTGCCCCTCCACAGCCCCAAGTCGTGGACATGCAAGCTACCGCAGACAATGCAGCTGAACAAGAGTCTGTACTAAATGGTGATGTAGAAATGAAAGAAGCTCCACAAGAGGAAGTTAAGGCTGAGCCCCAAGTTGAGCAAGTACCTCAGCCTCAATCACAAGAAAATGACAAACCTTCATCAGAACCTGAGAAAACTATGGAAACTGAACCTATCACGACTGAGCAAGCTCCTGTAAAGAGTGAGAGTACTCAAAAGATGGAATCTTCGCCGATAGAGGTAGCTTCTTCCCAAACTCAGCCTGAAGGTGAAAAGGCCCAACTGGAACCTATGAAACCAGAACCACAACCAGACGTTATAGATACGCGACCGATTGACACCAAAACTCCCGAACCAGAAACGAAGCCTGAAACTATAGAAGTTGAAAAGAAAAGTCCCAAAAAGGTCACCAAAGTCGTTAAAAAACGTGACAAAAGCAAAGACAAAACAGATAAAGATGCAAAAGATACGGCCAATAAAGAAGCCGTAAAAGATAACAAGGAAGCAGATAGCAATAAACAGGAGAGCATAgataaaattgaaacaaagGGAAACGGAGATTGTATGGAAGTAGATGGTGGTGCTAGtcaataa
- the LOC111000109 gene encoding BAG domain-containing protein Samui isoform X2, whose translation MPFRGSRFRGFPFDEEDGAWSELASRHPDIAARLRQRPATWARKRRPSSQDATDDFGDNFGGFDRFPFDDIPSEFREHFPSHWNRRFGSREEQPTTPTHQQQPPQQQTAATQTEPKPGPSDHEEQQLPQYGLRNTVDLGQKSPADPSLVDAEDRTHRSMSAPPDNRSANKMSGKHQDHSPQQEQSSNVRHIPIFVEGRDEPVINKTVDHGTHFGETKQTYVPPPQPHIDRDQYFADDTPHGFHHPPNFSRTFGTPFNKGFRQGPQPFSQQKMYPQNAFTRGASPQRSQSPKPQTHQEEPFVKVPVYHEQSTPQSKPQAKQPSPQRASPSPKPPQQAPQAPPKPKPQPAANDPITQILSIQSDVLNLMTEVENFSGTKTDKKYVYLDEMLTRNLIKLDNIETEGKENIRQARREAIKCIQKCINVLEAKAEQGSAPPQPQVVDMQATADNAAEQESVLNGDVEMKEAPQEEVKAEPQVEQVPQPQSQENDKPSSEPEKTMETEPITTEQAPVKSESTQKMESSPIEVASSQTQPEGEKAQLEPMKPEPQPDVIDTRPIDTKTPEPETKPETIEVEKKSPKKVTKVVKKRDKSKDKTDKDAKDTANKEAVKDNKEADSNKQESIDKIETKGNGDCMEVDGGASQ comes from the exons atgcCCTTTCGAGGATCTCGTTTC cGTGGTTTCCCGTTTGACGAGGAGGACGGCGCATGGAGTGAACTTGCCTCGCGACATCCCGACATAGCAGCGCGTCTGCGACAGCGACCAGCCACCTGGGCCAGAAAGCGACGACCCTCGAGTCAGGACGCCACTGACG ATTTTGGTGACAACTTCGGCGGATTCGACAGATTTCCATTCGACGATATCCCGTCAGAGTTTAGGGAGCACTTCCCTTCACATTGGAATCGTAGGTTTGGATCTCGTGAAGAGCAACCGACTACGCCGACACATCAGCAGCAGCCACCGCAGCAGCAAACCGCAGCCACACAAACAGAACCGAAACCCGGACCTTCAGACCACGAAGAGCAGCAATTACCACAATACGGCCTAAGGAACACGGTCGACCTCGGCCAAAAGAGCCCAGCTGATCCCAGTTTAGTTGATGCTGAAGATAGAACACACAGGTCTATGTCAGCGCCGCCAGACAACCGATCCGCTAACAAGATGAGTGGAAAGCACCAAGATCACTCTCCCCAGCAAGAACAATCCTCCAATGTCCGACATATACCTATTTTCGTTGAAGGCAGGGATGAGCCAGTCATCAATAAAACAGTAGACCACGGAACTCACTTTGGCGAAACGAAGCAAACTTATGTGCCTCCACCGCAACCTCACATCGATAGAGACCAATATTTCGCAGACGACACCCCGCATGGATTCCACCATCCGCCAAATTTCTCAAGAACATTCGGTACTCCGTTTAACAAAGGCTTCAGGCAAGGCCCTCAGCCTTTTAGCCAGCAAAAGATGTATCCACAAAACGCGTTCACGCGCGGCGCGTCACCACAAAGATCTCAGTCACCGAAGCCACAGACGCATCAAGAGGAGCCTTTCGTAAAAGTGCCGGTCTACCACGAGCAGTCTACGCCTCAGTCCAAGCCTCAGGCTAAACAGCCATCTCCGCAGCGCGCATCTCCATCTCCCAAACCCCCTCAACAGGCTCCTCAAGCACCACCAAAACCTAAACCGCAGCCCGCTGCAAACGATCCCATCACACAAATCCTTAGTATTCAATCCGACGTTCTAAATCTTATGACGGAAGTCGAGAACTTCTCTGGTACTAAAAcggataaaaaatatgtttacctAGATGAGATGTTAACTAGAAATCTCATAAAGCTAGACAATATAGAAACGGAAGGCAAAGAAAATATACGACAAGCTAGAAGAGAGGCGATTAAATGTATACAGAAATGCATAAATGTTTTAGAAGCTAAAGCGGAACAAGGCAGTGCCCCTCCACAGCCCCAAGTCGTGGACATGCAAGCTACCGCAGACAATGCAGCTGAACAAGAGTCTGTACTAAATGGTGATGTAGAAATGAAAGAAGCTCCACAAGAGGAAGTTAAGGCTGAGCCCCAAGTTGAGCAAGTACCTCAGCCTCAATCACAAGAAAATGACAAACCTTCATCAGAACCTGAGAAAACTATGGAAACTGAACCTATCACGACTGAGCAAGCTCCTGTAAAGAGTGAGAGTACTCAAAAGATGGAATCTTCGCCGATAGAGGTAGCTTCTTCCCAAACTCAGCCTGAAGGTGAAAAGGCCCAACTGGAACCTATGAAACCAGAACCACAACCAGACGTTATAGATACGCGACCGATTGACACCAAAACTCCCGAACCAGAAACGAAGCCTGAAACTATAGAAGTTGAAAAGAAAAGTCCCAAAAAGGTCACCAAAGTCGTTAAAAAACGTGACAAAAGCAAAGACAAAACAGATAAAGATGCAAAAGATACGGCCAATAAAGAAGCCGTAAAAGATAACAAGGAAGCAGATAGCAATAAACAGGAGAGCATAgataaaattgaaacaaagGGAAACGGAGATTGTATGGAAGTAGATGGTGGTGCTAGtcaataa
- the LOC111000130 gene encoding UDP-N-acetylglucosamine transferase subunit ALG14 homolog produces the protein MMNLILILVQVSIVVPVVFIFARGLYIIYFIYTESCGFNHSKQSLRTIFCVGSGGHTSELLKLMSQMDMQIYTPRLYIMADTDNTSETKILQFENNNNNYQISKIPRSRNVNQSFKSSFFSTLYAIFVTIPFIYKFNPNLIFCNGPGTCVPICIVAFIMRCLFLIDCRIVFVESVCRVRTLSLTGNILQFFADVFVVQWPQVHKVCFRSKYYGRLT, from the coding sequence atgatgaATTTGATACTAATATTAGTACAAGTATCTATAGTTGTTcctgttgtttttatattcgCGAGAggattatacataatttatttcatatatactGAATCATGTGGTTTTAATCATTCAAAACAATCCCTACGAACAATATTTTGCGTTGGATCTGGCGGGCATACAAGTGAGCTTCTGAAGCTAATGTCGCAAATGGATATGCAGATATATACACCTCGTCTCTACATTATGGCAGATACTGATAACACCagtgaaacaaaaatacttcaatttgaaaataataataacaattatcaaataagtaaaattcCACGAAGCAGAAATGTCAATCAGTCGTTTAAGTCTTCATTTTTTAGTACTCTTTATGCAATCTTTGTAACAATTCCATTCATATATAAGTTCAATCCGaatcttatattttgtaatggcCCTGGTACATGTGTTCCAATCTGTATAGTTGCATTTATCATGAGATGTCTGTTTTTAATAGACTGTAGAATTGTTTTTGTAGAAAGTGTTTGTCGTGTAAGAACATTATCACTAACTGGAAATATATTGCAGTTCTTTGCAGATGTATTTGTAGTTCAATGGCCACAAGTACATAAAGTTTGTTTTAGAAGTAAATACTATGGtagattaacataa
- the LOC123689511 gene encoding uncharacterized protein LOC123689511 yields the protein MESNFTARTEVPNQAAQGPSTSTACDDNSTPENTTSEAKTIKLVTPGKSRKRKLTVSDLDDFDLCVIRRKIQSYYLNNSVPTLRKLHCDLKADINFKGSIESLRKILHKLGFSYKKNKSKRMVLMERYDVVAWRSRFLREIDNNRRSDNPRPIVYLDETYLHPGYKVKKCWQSEETEGVLTEVSEGQRWIIVNAGSEKGFIPNSLLCFKSKTKSGDYHDEMNGDNFSKWLQEKLIPNLEPNSLIVMDNASYHCIKINKRVTMNSKKQEMQDFIKKHT from the coding sequence atggaaagtaattttacagcgaGAACTGAAGTCCCTAATCAAGCAGCTCAAGGACCTTCCACATCCACAGCTTGTGATGACAATTCCACACCAGAGAACACTACTTCCGAGGCTAAGACGATAAAACTAGTCACTCCaggtaaaagtagaaaaagaaaattaactgtTTCTGATTTGGATGACTTTGATCTTTGTGTTATTAGACGCAAAATccaatcttattatttaaataattccgtCCCTACTCTCAGAAAATTACATTGTGATCTAAAGGCAGACATCAATTTCAAGGGTAGTATAGAATCTCTCAGAAAAATACTACACAAGTTgggatttagttataaaaagaataaatccaAAAGGATGGTTCTCATGGAGCGATATGATGTTGTTGCCTGGCGATCAAGATTTTTACGAGAAATAGACAATAATAGAAGGAGTGACAATCCGAGGCCAATCGTTTATTTGGACGAGACTTATTTACACCCTggctataaagttaaaaaatgttggcaGTCTGAGGAAACTGAAGGTGTCCTTACAGAAGTCTCAGAAGGTCAGAGATGGATCATAGTGAATGCCGGAAGTGAGAAAGGTTTTATCCCCAATAGTCTTTTGTGTTTCAAATCTAAGACCAAAAGTGGAGATTATCACGACGAGATGAATGGAGATAACTTCAGTAAATGGCTACAAGAAAAGCTTATCCCAAACTTAGAGCCCAATTCATTAATAGTGATGGACAATGCGTCATAtcactgtattaaaataaataaacgcgtGACAATGAACAGTAAGAAACAAGAGATGcaagatttcataaaaaaacacacatga
- the LOC111000109 gene encoding BAG domain-containing protein Samui isoform X3 has protein sequence MKRNRGFPFDEEDGAWSELASRHPDIAARLRQRPATWARKRRPSSQDATDDFGDNFGGFDRFPFDDIPSEFREHFPSHWNRRFGSREEQPTTPTHQQQPPQQQTAATQTEPKPGPSDHEEQQLPQYGLRNTVDLGQKSPADPSLVDAEDRTHRSMSAPPDNRSANKMSGKHQDHSPQQEQSSNVRHIPIFVEGRDEPVINKTVDHGTHFGETKQTYVPPPQPHIDRDQYFADDTPHGFHHPPNFSRTFGTPFNKGFRQGPQPFSQQKMYPQNAFTRGASPQRSQSPKPQTHQEEPFVKVPVYHEQSTPQSKPQAKQPSPQRASPSPKPPQQAPQAPPKPKPQPAANDPITQILSIQSDVLNLMTEVENFSGTKTDKKYVYLDEMLTRNLIKLDNIETEGKENIRQARREAIKCIQKCINVLEAKAEQGSAPPQPQVVDMQATADNAAEQESVLNGDVEMKEAPQEEVKAEPQVEQVPQPQSQENDKPSSEPEKTMETEPITTEQAPVKSESTQKMESSPIEVASSQTQPEGEKAQLEPMKPEPQPDVIDTRPIDTKTPEPETKPETIEVEKKSPKKVTKVVKKRDKSKDKTDKDAKDTANKEAVKDNKEADSNKQESIDKIETKGNGDCMEVDGGASQ, from the exons ATGAAGCGCAAT cGTGGTTTCCCGTTTGACGAGGAGGACGGCGCATGGAGTGAACTTGCCTCGCGACATCCCGACATAGCAGCGCGTCTGCGACAGCGACCAGCCACCTGGGCCAGAAAGCGACGACCCTCGAGTCAGGACGCCACTGACG ATTTTGGTGACAACTTCGGCGGATTCGACAGATTTCCATTCGACGATATCCCGTCAGAGTTTAGGGAGCACTTCCCTTCACATTGGAATCGTAGGTTTGGATCTCGTGAAGAGCAACCGACTACGCCGACACATCAGCAGCAGCCACCGCAGCAGCAAACCGCAGCCACACAAACAGAACCGAAACCCGGACCTTCAGACCACGAAGAGCAGCAATTACCACAATACGGCCTAAGGAACACGGTCGACCTCGGCCAAAAGAGCCCAGCTGATCCCAGTTTAGTTGATGCTGAAGATAGAACACACAGGTCTATGTCAGCGCCGCCAGACAACCGATCCGCTAACAAGATGAGTGGAAAGCACCAAGATCACTCTCCCCAGCAAGAACAATCCTCCAATGTCCGACATATACCTATTTTCGTTGAAGGCAGGGATGAGCCAGTCATCAATAAAACAGTAGACCACGGAACTCACTTTGGCGAAACGAAGCAAACTTATGTGCCTCCACCGCAACCTCACATCGATAGAGACCAATATTTCGCAGACGACACCCCGCATGGATTCCACCATCCGCCAAATTTCTCAAGAACATTCGGTACTCCGTTTAACAAAGGCTTCAGGCAAGGCCCTCAGCCTTTTAGCCAGCAAAAGATGTATCCACAAAACGCGTTCACGCGCGGCGCGTCACCACAAAGATCTCAGTCACCGAAGCCACAGACGCATCAAGAGGAGCCTTTCGTAAAAGTGCCGGTCTACCACGAGCAGTCTACGCCTCAGTCCAAGCCTCAGGCTAAACAGCCATCTCCGCAGCGCGCATCTCCATCTCCCAAACCCCCTCAACAGGCTCCTCAAGCACCACCAAAACCTAAACCGCAGCCCGCTGCAAACGATCCCATCACACAAATCCTTAGTATTCAATCCGACGTTCTAAATCTTATGACGGAAGTCGAGAACTTCTCTGGTACTAAAAcggataaaaaatatgtttacctAGATGAGATGTTAACTAGAAATCTCATAAAGCTAGACAATATAGAAACGGAAGGCAAAGAAAATATACGACAAGCTAGAAGAGAGGCGATTAAATGTATACAGAAATGCATAAATGTTTTAGAAGCTAAAGCGGAACAAGGCAGTGCCCCTCCACAGCCCCAAGTCGTGGACATGCAAGCTACCGCAGACAATGCAGCTGAACAAGAGTCTGTACTAAATGGTGATGTAGAAATGAAAGAAGCTCCACAAGAGGAAGTTAAGGCTGAGCCCCAAGTTGAGCAAGTACCTCAGCCTCAATCACAAGAAAATGACAAACCTTCATCAGAACCTGAGAAAACTATGGAAACTGAACCTATCACGACTGAGCAAGCTCCTGTAAAGAGTGAGAGTACTCAAAAGATGGAATCTTCGCCGATAGAGGTAGCTTCTTCCCAAACTCAGCCTGAAGGTGAAAAGGCCCAACTGGAACCTATGAAACCAGAACCACAACCAGACGTTATAGATACGCGACCGATTGACACCAAAACTCCCGAACCAGAAACGAAGCCTGAAACTATAGAAGTTGAAAAGAAAAGTCCCAAAAAGGTCACCAAAGTCGTTAAAAAACGTGACAAAAGCAAAGACAAAACAGATAAAGATGCAAAAGATACGGCCAATAAAGAAGCCGTAAAAGATAACAAGGAAGCAGATAGCAATAAACAGGAGAGCATAgataaaattgaaacaaagGGAAACGGAGATTGTATGGAAGTAGATGGTGGTGCTAGtcaataa